The Coffea eugenioides isolate CCC68of chromosome 8, Ceug_1.0, whole genome shotgun sequence genome has a segment encoding these proteins:
- the LOC113779187 gene encoding probable DEAD-box ATP-dependent RNA helicase 48 encodes MHSSSIFLRRRPKPPPSLHHSLAFLRFMGGGPRTFPGGLNKWQWKRMHEKKAREKEKRLLDHEKQIYQARIRSEIRAKLSAASQKPNSVSDPDQPGPNYGPVSPQEHIKALADRFMKEGAEDLWNEADGPIRAPAPREMANKRVIGEPIDLRKLISRKSAFADNCSADESRNPKSLGDISSTARKFSSGALGSVGLGYNLTGYCGHGFFMNSNNWLISRRISSYTAGLMKGGLDLMCDHGSQISVNMDGLSRVRCYSVDTISNKGASFARNQRSKSKEGSDSKRSLVSSRGSGRVRWPRFHTNRNAINSSDDESDDDDDYGNDSDGEDKTAEERRSWGNGRRNASSAALGKYDVKIKKKRVPLNALEQEDDLSQQVEMIRKEVIKRSLEKQRGEGKSEEETIYSSKRFDEYDISPLTVKALNAAGYVQMTRVQEATLSTCLQGNDALVKARTGTGKSAAFLLPAIETVIKASSNSTNQRTTPVYVLILCPTRELASQIAAEATVLLKYHDGIGVQTLVGGTRFKVDQRRLESEPCQIIVATPGRLLDHIENKSGFSLRLMGLKMLILDEADHLLDLGFRKDMEKIVDCLPRKRQSLLFSATIPREVRRISLLVLKREHAYMDTVGYSLETHPKVKQSYLVEPHEQHLEIVYNLLQGHISKVPDYKVIVFCTTAMMTSLMYALLREMKMAVREMHSRKPQIYRTRISDEFKEAKRLILITSDVSARGMNYPDVTLVIQVGLPSDREQYIHRLGRTGREGKEGEGILLLAPWEDYFLDDVRDLPLEKCSSPQLDPDVNVKIEACLTKIDHGVKEAAYHAWLGYYNSIREIGRDKTTLVELANQFCKSIGLQKPPALFRKTALKMGLKDIPGIRIQK; translated from the exons ATGCATTCCTCTTCCATTTTCCTTCGCAGGCGTCCAAAGCCCCCGCCATCTCTTCACCACAGCCTCGCTTTCCTCCGCTTCATGGGCGGAGGCCCCCGGACATTTCCCGGAGGATTAAACAAATGGCAGTGGAAACGCATGCACGAGAAAAAGGccagagaaaaagaaaaacgcCTCCTCGATCACGAAAAGCAAATTTACCAGGCCCGTATCCGTTCTGAAATCAGGGCTAAACTCTCTGCTGCTTCCCAGAAGCCCAATTCTGTTTCCGACCCAGATCAGCCCGGACCCAATTATGGCCCGGTATCGCCTCAAGAACATATTAAAGCTCTGGCTGATCGGTTCATGAAAGAAGGTGCTGAGGATTTGTGGAATGAAGCTGATGGCCCGATTAGAGCTCCGGCGCCTCGAGAAATGGCAAATAAGAGAGTTATTGGTGAGCCCATTGATTTACGGAAATTAATTTCGAGAAAATCTGCTTTTGCTGATAATTGTAGTGCTGATGAAAGTAGAAATCCGAAGTctttgggtgatatttcttcgACGGCTCGAAAGTTTTCGAGCGGTGCTTTGGGTTCAGTGGGATTGGGATATAATTTAACGGGTTATTGTGGACATGGATTTTTTATGAACTCGAATAATTGGTTAATTAGTAGGCGCATTTCGAGTTACACAGCGGGATTGATGAAGGGGGGATTGGACCTAATGTGTGATCATGGAAGTCAGATTTCGGTGAATATGGATGGTTTGTCGAGAGTGAGGTGTTATTCTGTGGATACAATTAGTAACAAAGGAGCAAGTTTTGCTAGAAACCAGAGGTCAAAAAGCAAGGAAGGCTCAGATTCTAAGCGGAGTTTGGTTAGCTCTAGAGGTAGCGGGAGAGTGAGGTGGCCGAGATTTCACACCAACAGGAATGCGATAAATTCTTCAGatgatgaaagtgatgatgatgatgattatgGTAATGATAGTGATGGTGAGGATAAGACTGCTGAAGAAAGGAGAAGTTGGGGTAATGGGAGGAGAAATGCAAGCAGTGCTGCATTAGGGAAGTATGATGTGAAGATAAAGAAGAAGCGAGTGCCCTTGAATGCTTTGGAACAAGAGGATGATTTGTCACAGCAGGTGGAGATGATTCGTAAGGAGGTTATTAAGAGGAGTTTGGAGAAGCAGCGTGGAGAGGGAAAAAGTGAAGAGGAGACAATATATAGTTCCAAAAG GTTTGATGAGTATGACATCTCTCCTTTGACAGTCAAGGCACTCAATGCAGCGGGTTATGTGCAAATGACCAGGGTTCAGGAGGCTACACTTTCCACTTGCCTTCAAG GCAATGATGCTTTGGTTAAAGCTAGAACTGGAACTGGAAAAAGTGCTGCATTTTTG CTTCCTGCTATTGAAACAGTTATAAAGGCGTCAAGCAACAGCACGAACCAACGGACCACTCCAGTATACGTTCTCATTCTCTGTCCAACACGAGAACTTGCAAGCCAAATAGCTGCAGAAGCTACTGTACTGCTGAAGTACCATGATGGCATTGGCGTGCAGACACTAGTTGGAGGAACACGCTTTAAAGTTGACCAGAGACGCCTGGAGTCAGAGCCATGTCAG ATTATAGTTGCAACTCCTGGCAGATTGTTGGATCATATAGAGAACAAGTCTGGATTCTCTTTGCGCTTAATGGGATTGAAGATGCTTATCCTTGATGAAGCAGACCATTTATTAGACCTTGGTTTCAGGAAAGACATGGAGAAAATCGTGGATTGTTTACCTCGAAAGAGACAGTCTTTACTGTTTTCAGCCACAATTCCGAGGGAG GTTCGTCGAATATCACTGCTTGTTTTGAAAAGAGAACATGCATACATGGATACAGTTGGCTATAGCTTGGAAACACATCCCAAG GTAAAGCAATCTTATCTTGTTGAACCACATGAACAGCATCTCGAAATTGTATACAATCTTCTGCAGGGACACATCTCCAAAGTGCCTGATTATAAG GTTATTGTTTTCTGTACAACAGCAATGATGACGTCCCTCATGTATGCACTTTTAAGAGAGATGAAGATGGCTGTGAGGGAGATGCACTCGAGAAAACCTCAAATCTACAGGACTCGGATTTCTGATGAATTCAAGGAAGCTAAACGATTGATTCTCATTACATCAGATGTTTCAGCTCGCGGAATGAACTATCCTGATGTCACATTGGTCATTCAG GTTGGTCTTCCATCAGATAGGGAACAATATATACATCGTCTTGGAAGAACTGGACGGGAAGGCAAAGAAGGAGAAGGCATCCTTTTACTTGCACCTTGGGAGGATTACTTTTTGGATGACGTAAGAGATCTTCCCCTGGAGAAATGCTCTTCACCGCAATTAGATCCTGATGTGAATGTAAAG ATTGAAGCATGTCTGACAAAGATCGAC